One Pseudomonadota bacterium genomic window, GGCCATACAGGCAGCATTGTCTGATATTCAGTCTAAGTCTGGATTATTTAAAATACTTGGATCTTACCCTAAGGCAGTTTAAATCTTGGGTCATATCGTTTAATGCCATGGCAAAATCTCTTCTACCTCTAGATTGTGTTCGTACTATTGCTCCCTACCAGCCTGGCAAGCCAATAGGCGAACTCGCAAGAGAACTATCTCTTGATCCTGCGGCCATCATTAAGTTGGCGTCGAACGAGAATCCGCTAGGTTGCAGTAAGTCTGTCATTGGAGCTTTCATGAACGAGCTAGAGGAGGTAGCACGCTATCCAGATGGTAGTGGCTTTGCACTCAAGCAACAGTTGAGCGCCAAATTAGGCATTCCGTCCGACTATTTGATTCTGGGTAATGGATCGAATGATGTGCTCGAAATCGCTTCTATTGCTTTCTTGGATCGAGATCGCTCCGCAGTTTATTCAGAGTTTTGTTTTGTAGTCAATAAACTGGCTACCCAAAGTCGTGCCGCTCAGGGTATTGAAGTGCCTGCTACGAATTATAGTCATGATCTGGCACGAATGTTTGATGCCATTCAGAAAAATACCCGTGTTATTTTTATTTCAAACCCAAATAATCCGACAGGCACATTTCTGTCGCCTCGAGACATACTTAGTTTTATAGAACAAGTTTCAGAACATATTTTAATTATTCTGGATGAAGCATACTACGAGTACTTACCTTTAGAGCTTCAGTCGGAAAGTGTCAACTGGGTCAAGCGTTTTCCGAATCTTCTCGTGACGCGTACATTTTCAAAAATCTACGGTTTGGCATCGCTTAGAGTTGGATATGGAATCGCTAATCCCAGCGTTGCAGAAATTTTGAATCGAGTTCGTCAACCTTTTAATGTCAATAGTTATGGACTAGCCGCTGCGCGCACTTCGTTGCTAGATGATGAATTTGTTCGGGACTCAGTACGAATGAATGATCTTGGTATGCATCAATTTGTATCTTTTGCTGAAAAATTAGAACTAGCGTTCATCCCGTCACGTGGTAATTTTTTGACGTTCGAGTTTGATCAAGAGGGGATAGAGGTTTATCAACGACTGCTTAAGCGTGGTGTCATTGTCAGACCGCTATTGGGCTACGGCCTCCCTAATCATCTGCGAGTGAGTATTGGCTTAACAGAAGAAAATGAAAGATTTTGCGAAGAGCTCGAAGCTGTTCTTAACGAAAAGCGCTAGCAGGTAGGCAACGATATGAAAAAATTTCACTTAGAACAAATCACAATAATAGGCGTCGGGTTGATCGGAGGATCGGTAGCTTCGCGGTTGAAGCGCGATGGCTCGGTAGGTAAGGTAGTAGGAGTCGGACGCAGTCATCAAAATATGGCTTGTGCGCTAGAGACGGGTTTAATTGATGAGGTGGCCACAGACATTCAATCGGCGGTTACGAATGCGAGCATAGTGTTAGTTGCGGTGCCGGTGAAGCAGGTTGAGTCGGTCTTGCATGAAATTAAATTGAGTACTAATACTGACGCGATCATAACGGACGTTGGTAGCACCAAGGTTGATTTCAAGAGAATGGTGGAGGAGGTTATCCCAGAGCGAGCTGGATTCGTTGTACCTGGACACCCTATAGCTGGATCGGAAAAAACGGGAGCGTCAGCTGCTGAAGCAAATTTGTTTGAAGGAAAAAATGTAGTTTTATGCCCATTGTCACAAACTCGCGCTACAGTATTAAGTATTGTTAGAGATTTGTGGCAATCCTGCGGAGCCCATGTGAGTGCGATGTCTGCAGATAAGCACGATAAGATTTTTTCTGCAGTCAGTCATCTACCGCATGTGGTTTCTTATGCTTTAGTTGAAATGATGAATCGTAGGAGTGATTCTGCCGAATTGTTTGATTTTGCAGCGGGTGGCTTCCGCGATTTTTCACGTATTGCCGGAAGCTCTCCTGAAATGTGGGTCGATATTTGTCGAGCTAACCATGAGCACATTGTTAATGATGTTGAATCATTCATTGCAAGTCTTGAGACAATTAGTGAATTACTACACTCGGGAAATTATGGAGAGCTACAGCGGATATTTGATACGGCTGCTATCGCTCGTAATAACTGGGCATCAAAGCAATGATCCTTTCTCGGGATGATCAAAAGATCACTCTAGGAGCCCCGTATGGTGCTGCTGGGACTGTCGTTATTCCGGGTTCCAAGAGTATTTCGAATCGTGGTCTTATTCTTGCTGCACTCTCCACCGGGGTTACCGAACTCAAGGGCCTGCTTCATTCGGACGATACGCGAGTCATGATCGACGCATTGCGTACATTAGGCTTAACGATCTCTGTTGCGTACGACACGACGAGCGTAACTGGATGTGGTGGTGTATTTCCTAATCAGATAGCTGACCTGTTCCTGGGTAATGCGGGGACTGCAGTGCGATCTCTAGTGCCCGTGCTTGCACTTGGCCAAGGTCAATACGATATTCGCGGTGTGCCTCGAATGCATGAA contains:
- the hisC gene encoding histidinol-phosphate transaminase: MAKSLLPLDCVRTIAPYQPGKPIGELARELSLDPAAIIKLASNENPLGCSKSVIGAFMNELEEVARYPDGSGFALKQQLSAKLGIPSDYLILGNGSNDVLEIASIAFLDRDRSAVYSEFCFVVNKLATQSRAAQGIEVPATNYSHDLARMFDAIQKNTRVIFISNPNNPTGTFLSPRDILSFIEQVSEHILIILDEAYYEYLPLELQSESVNWVKRFPNLLVTRTFSKIYGLASLRVGYGIANPSVAEILNRVRQPFNVNSYGLAAARTSLLDDEFVRDSVRMNDLGMHQFVSFAEKLELAFIPSRGNFLTFEFDQEGIEVYQRLLKRGVIVRPLLGYGLPNHLRVSIGLTEENERFCEELEAVLNEKR
- a CDS encoding prephenate dehydrogenase/arogenate dehydrogenase family protein, translated to MKKFHLEQITIIGVGLIGGSVASRLKRDGSVGKVVGVGRSHQNMACALETGLIDEVATDIQSAVTNASIVLVAVPVKQVESVLHEIKLSTNTDAIITDVGSTKVDFKRMVEEVIPERAGFVVPGHPIAGSEKTGASAAEANLFEGKNVVLCPLSQTRATVLSIVRDLWQSCGAHVSAMSADKHDKIFSAVSHLPHVVSYALVEMMNRRSDSAELFDFAAGGFRDFSRIAGSSPEMWVDICRANHEHIVNDVESFIASLETISELLHSGNYGELQRIFDTAAIARNNWASKQ